The genomic segment CCGTTCTTTGATGCCTTTATAATCGGTGAGGCGGAAGAACTCATCAAGGAAATGGTTGAGATACTTCGCCGCCCGAACGATCGTGATGCCGTTTTGGAAGCCCTGGCACAAGTCGAAGGAATCTACATACCGAAGTTCTACCACCCCTCTTATAAAGACGATGGCACGCTCAGCGGCTACAAAGTAACCCACGGCGCACCAGAACGAATTAGGCGGCGCTGGGTAAGGAACCTCAACTTGTATAACCCAGCAAGCGTCATACAAACGCCCGAGACCGAGTTTTCGAATATGATACTCGCCGAGATTGCACGCGGGTGCGGTAGGCAATGCAGATTCTGCGTTGCGGGACACATTTATCGCCCTCCAAGACCCCGAAGCCCAGAATCTGTGCTTTCGGGGATAAAGGCTTCCGAGCGCTCGGCACGACAAACAAGAGTAGGCCTTGTGAGTGCTTCTGTGTTCGACCATCCAAGTTCGCTTTTAATTTGCCAATCGCTTATTGAGCAAAACAGACTTTTTTCGATATCATCCACTCGCTTGGACACCCTCAACCGCGACATTGTAGGAGCCCTTCATGCAGGCGGCCATGAGACTCTAACATTGGCACCGGAGGCGGGAAGTGAGCGGCTTCGCTTAGTGATAAATAAGCCAATAAGCGACGAAGCGATACTTAATGCGGCGGCCATTGCCTGGGACGGAGGCTTTCGAAGCTTGAAGCTCTATTTTATGGTTGGTCTTCCAACTGAGGAAACCAAAGATGTTCATGCAATCATTCACCTCGTTACGAAAATTGCTGAGGCATTTAAATGGCGGCGGCTTATCGTATCTGCTAGCTGCTTTGTTCCTAAACCCTGGACGCCATTCCAATGGTGCTCAATGGAACATGAAAAAGAACTTTCAGAAAAATTAACGACCATCCGAAGGGCGCTTCGAACTGTCAAACATGTGAACGTTTCATGCGAAAGCGCAAGGGAAGCCGTGCTCCAAGGAATCTTCGCTAGAGGCGACCGCAGGCTGAAAGAAATACTACTCTTGATGCATCGTGAGGGTCTCTCATGGCGCAAAGCTTTTGAGAATGCTCAGATTTCCCCCGAATTTTACGCTCACCGGCAGAGGCACAAAGATGAAATTTTCCCTTGGGACCACATCCACATCGGAGTAGCAAAAGCATATCTCTGGGCTGAATACGAGCGAGCAATGATAGCTGCTCCTACGGAAGAATGTTTGGTCGGAATCTGCCGTAGATGCGGCGTCTGCCATACTTAAAGTAGCAATACTTTTAAATAAGTCAAAGTATTTTAAAAGCGAATTTTTAATCTACTAGTTGCTTAAAGAGATTGACAAGAAGGCTAATATATGCTAATTTATAGGATAAGCAGGCCGTCGTTATCCCCCGAAGTTGAGGGATGGCAAAGAAAAAATTGATTAGGGGGAAGTAGATGGACTTCAAAGTAAACCTCGAATACGATGGCGAAATGCCTGTCGTCATTGTAACTGGTGATCTCGACTTTGATACATCCCCGCACCTCGCCAAATGTCTCCAACAACTAATAGAAAGTAATCATACCACATTTTGCGTAGACCTAACTAGCGTCGAATACATGGATTCGGAGGGATTGAAAGCTCTTATTAAAGCTTACCATGAGCTAAAAGGACAAGGGAAAATTCAGGTGAGAGGAACTCATGGCTCAATCCGCCGAATATTTGAAATCTCAGGTCTACACAAACTTTTCGACATCAAATGATTTTAGCATTCGAATACGTGGAACGTCTGCTTTTTCGATATAAATACGCTTTTGAATTGTTGACAGCGCATGAATCTAAACAATTGCCCTTACTAGCGCTTGTGGACAATAGGCGGAGCAGTATAAACATAAGATATCGCGGGGCCACTTTTTTCTGAAAGAGTGGCAATGCGGACGCTCAATCTCCCGTCTTCGTAAGTTGCATAAACAAGGCGGTCGTGGTTTGGAGACCACGTCGGCACTCTTAACCAGGTGCTAAATGCTTTTGAACGGTCGAACGAAACCTGAAAATGGGGACCAAATCCTGTGGACTTTGCAACGCTAGTAGCAAAAATGTTTGCTGGTTCCTTTCCATATATATAACTAATCCACTTACCGGTAGATGACCATACTGGCGACCGATAACTACTTCCCCCTATGGCGACTGGCCTTAACCCCGAACCTGAGATTGATATGGTGTATATTCCGGTACGCCCGCCAGTGCGAAGAAATGCTAAGTGCGTACCATCGGGCGACCATGTTGGGTTCTCTTCGTCGTCAGGTGTGTCAATAACACACCGCGCAGAACCGCCTGCTGAGGAGACGAGATATATGCCAAGGGATTTTCCCTTTCTGCTTGTGAAAGCAATTTTACTACCATCGGGAGACCAAGCTGGCTCAAAATCCATGCTCCCGCTTGTCAGCTTTTGCTCTCTGCCCGAATCAACCCGAATGCGGTATATATCCACGCTACCGCCGGAGTTCGAAGCGAAGGCGATAGATGTTCCATCTGGCGACCAAGAGAAATAATTTGGGCTTGCTATTTTCGGTATGTAGACAGCCCTGCTAGAAATTTTCTTAATGACTCCTGAAATATTTAATAGCCACAAATAGCACTTGCCATCCGGCTGACGTGCTAAAACTGCAATTGGCTGGTCGCTTGCTGGCCATTTCATCGCAAGAATTTCATGGTGAAATCTTATAAAATTACCCCTACATCCATTAGGGTCAAATATATGTATGCCATACGATCCTTCAATTTGGCTGGCTACGGCAATTTTTGCACCGTCACCTGACCAAGCTACTGGTGGGATTGAGACAGCCGCTGTTGCACCCACAGATAAAACCAAGAAAAGCAAAGTTATATAACAGATTCGGAACAAATACTTACCTCCATAATCGGATTAGGCGGTATCATCTAAAACATCACTTAAGGGACCTTACTTTGGGTTGACATAAGAGCATCAGAGTAGCGGCGCTGCCGCAGATAATACCACCAATAGTCAACGTCGCTTGCGCTCCAATTATATTTGCCAGCGCCCCCGCTTGGATATGCCCAAGTGGCAAAAGGCCTTGGAATGCAAATAAGTATGCGCTCACAACGCGCCCCCTAAGATTATCCGGCACAATGCTCTGCACAAGCGTATTTGTCGTTGCAAGGTAAGTTACATTCATAAAACCAAGGCCAACCAAAAAAACCAGCGACAAGGGAAATATCTTTGAATTTGCAAAAAGTATCAGCATAACTGCAAGCGAGACCGACGCTATGGAGAGAATCAAGCCTTTCCTCTGGGAATTGCTAAAAAAAGCAAGATTCAATGCTCCAACAAGTGCTCCTATACCTACTGCCGACATTAGGGTCCCGTAGCCAGTCACGCCAACTTTTAGCACTCGGTCTGCAAATACAGGCATCAACGTCGTATAAGGCATCGAAAACACACTGGGGAAAGCCACCATAATGATAAGAGTCCTAATGGTGCTGTGCTCCCAAACATATCTCATCCCTTGTCGAAACTCAGAGAGCACGTCGGCTCGCTCTGCAGTCTTCGGACTTTTAATTCTTATTAATATTAAGGCCGCAATGACCGCCAAAAAACTAACCGAATTAACGAAAAAACACCGTCCTATCCCGATGTGTTCTACAAGTATCCCTGCAATCGCCGGCCCAATGATACGTGCGCTGTTGAACGCTGCCGACTGCAAAGCAATTGCATTCATTATGTGCTCTTTTGCAACAAGGAAAGGGATGCTCGAATGGCGTGTGGGGATATCGAAAGCGTTTGCACATCCACTTAAAAACGCCAACCCCATTATATGCCAAATTCTAATGCTCCCAATAGTGATGAGCACCCCCAATATGAAAGCCGAAAGTGCCAATATGCTTTGGGTCAGCAGAAGTAACTTTCGGCGGTCAACCCGGTCTGCAATCACCCCCGCGAAAAGCGACAGCGCTGTGAAGGGAATACTATTTAGAAACAGCACTGTGCCAAGCATCAGGGAGGAGTTTGTTAGCTTGAAGACAAGCCATCCCTGAGCAATTGTCTGCACCCAGCTACCAATGGCTGAGATCAGTATTCCTGACCAATACAGCCTATAATTTCGGTGTCTGAGTGCGGCGAACAACTACTAATCTTCCTTACTGTTGTGGGTACTATAACTTCTTACAGGATGCCATATATCCGTGCGTATGTCAAGCAAACCCTAGAAAGTCGCCATCGAACCTCTTCGCAGATGACTTATTTCTATCGCACCTTCGAGTCGGTCATCTCAAACCTTACAGCATCACCGCTTCTCCAATCTACTTCAAACAACCCATCGTGAAGCCTCTTAACCACACTTCCTGATACATCCGATGCTTTCCAACTGCCAGGCAGTGAGATAACGACCGGTTCACATGCTGGTAGACTGGAAATTCGGCGAACTTCTACTGAGGTATGCGTCGCCTTGATGGTAAAGATGAAATCGTGCCAGCGGATACGGTCAATGGTCAGCTCAAGCCAGTCTCGCGGAAGCTTGGGGGCTATTTTAAAACCATCCGCAGTCGGTTTGAAACCAAGGAATCCGTCGAGCATCACTTGCGGAACCATAACACTCTCGAAGAACTCACAATCAAGGCCGAGGCCGCCTGCGGTTCCACCACCCTGCAAAGTGCCCTCGCGAGAACCGTCGTAGTATTTCCGATATCCGCCTGCCGCCTGGACTTCATCGAACCATTTAACGATTTCTTTTAGGCGAGCCCAAGCATCGTCCGCACCGAGAGTGCAAATGCGCGCCATGATGTCATGATAAGAAAATCCAAGTACTGCTCCACCGTCTTGAACCTGACCGCCCCAAGGAATGCTTTCAGGTGAGCTCCATGCCCAGAAATAGTAATCCAGATTTCGCTTTGTAGTCGCCCTAGGCGCAAATCTCCAATGGTAGATATCCAGCCCTTGCGCAGTATCATCCTTTACAGTACGCCTGCCTGACATCCATTCCATAATCGAGCGTGCGTGCTCTGGCGTAGCAAAATCATAGTAAATTGCCTCTAGGTTTAAGAAAGTGAATCCATAATCATGCATCTTCCCATCTGCATCGGGACCAGTAGCAAAACGTCCAGTTTTAGAGTTCCAAAAAATCTTGTTGCCAGTTTCCTTTACTTCCTCTGCATGCTTAATCAGCATTTCGGAATTAAAAGCAAGCGTGCCAAGCGGAATGTTCCATTCCGGATGCTCAGTAATTTCTTTTTCTATTTCTGCCATTGCCAGAAGTGCACCATAGTAATGAATTGTCGCATACGCATCCATTCTACCAAATGGCAGCAAATCCCAATAGTTATTTCCAATTCCCATGCCGGAGAAGATTTCCTTTGACCCATCGGCGTTGCGTTTCAAACCGCTTCGACCATCATGACCAACCCAAGTAGTATAGACAACTTTTTTCTCAAGCGTATGATGTTCTGTCATCATATGCCTCAGCGCCATTCTCATGCGGTTAATATTCCGTCGAAGAAAATTGATGTCACCTGTCCAGTGAAAGTAATTTGAGCAACCAAGTATAAAGTTCTGGCTGTTAACATTGTGCCGCGTATCGTATTGGGTAAAAAAAGCTTGAATAGTAACCAACCCGCCTGGAACAGAGTTTCCAAAGCAGATTCGAAGCTTTGTGACCTCACCACCCCATTTTGGGTGCTTGTAGAGTGGAATCATCGTATAGGTTATCGCTGTCCCCTCAACAGGCTCAAAGTACATTCGGCGGTCGGCAGAAAACCTGGGATTTTCCTTGGTTGCCCATTCGATGAAGGGCTTTGCATCTCCAAGGCCGGTCGCTGACCAGCGAAGTTGGAGGAATGGCGACTGGAAGGTGTCCACCTTAATCGAAGGCGTAGAAGCAGAGGCATTTGGCTCGGTCAGTTCGAGTTTCCAACCGTCTTCGCTAATTCCATTATCCTCAGCACCAGATAATTTCCATCCGCTGGTTGTGCTCAAATCATGCTGACGCCAAGGGGGACCCACGGTGTTCTTGAACGAAAAATGCCACCCTACAGTACCCACGCCCTGATTCCAAAAAGGAAACGGCCAGCCAAGCTGATGAGCTATTGATGCATGCTGATGAGTAGCCACATACCCCTCGGGGTCAATAATCCTTTCGCTAAGAACACGAGCCCAATCCTTACGCATTTTTTCCATCGAACCACTCACAGCAGGCCACAATGCTGGGCTACTGAGCCACTCGTCCCAAAGCGTAGCCTTGGGACCTGAGCCAGGGTAATGCAGCCAGAAAAGCTGACGAATGCTCGCCATCTCCTTTTCATAGCCAGGGACTGAAAACTTTGGAAAATCGTCTGGAATGCTCACGACATCACCTCTGCAGGGAATAATAATGCCTAAGGCAAGCAAAATAACCCAAATTCTTTTCATCCTTTACTCGCTCCAGGTCCAATACAACTGTTCGGTTAGTATTGGTATTCAAAAATAATCA from the Armatimonadota bacterium genome contains:
- a CDS encoding TIGR03960 family B12-binding radical SAM protein, giving the protein MSKQLAETIRKRLEKETGTIYKPHAANIRFALAFPNTYYTGMSNLGFQVVYRMLNETEGAVCERVFLPDADDMADLLRTNEPLITMESQMPVRNFDVLAFSISYELDYLNVLKMLSLSKISELPEERGQDQPLVIAGGAAVTFNPETLAPFFDAFIIGEAEELIKEMVEILRRPNDRDAVLEALAQVEGIYIPKFYHPSYKDDGTLSGYKVTHGAPERIRRRWVRNLNLYNPASVIQTPETEFSNMILAEIARGCGRQCRFCVAGHIYRPPRPRSPESVLSGIKASERSARQTRVGLVSASVFDHPSSLLICQSLIEQNRLFSISSTRLDTLNRDIVGALHAGGHETLTLAPEAGSERLRLVINKPISDEAILNAAAIAWDGGFRSLKLYFMVGLPTEETKDVHAIIHLVTKIAEAFKWRRLIVSASCFVPKPWTPFQWCSMEHEKELSEKLTTIRRALRTVKHVNVSCESAREAVLQGIFARGDRRLKEILLLMHREGLSWRKAFENAQISPEFYAHRQRHKDEIFPWDHIHIGVAKAYLWAEYERAMIAAPTEECLVGICRRCGVCHT
- a CDS encoding STAS domain-containing protein, translated to MDFKVNLEYDGEMPVVIVTGDLDFDTSPHLAKCLQQLIESNHTTFCVDLTSVEYMDSEGLKALIKAYHELKGQGKIQVRGTHGSIRRIFEISGLHKLFDIK
- a CDS encoding MFS transporter: MFAALRHRNYRLYWSGILISAIGSWVQTIAQGWLVFKLTNSSLMLGTVLFLNSIPFTALSLFAGVIADRVDRRKLLLLTQSILALSAFILGVLITIGSIRIWHIMGLAFLSGCANAFDIPTRHSSIPFLVAKEHIMNAIALQSAAFNSARIIGPAIAGILVEHIGIGRCFFVNSVSFLAVIAALILIRIKSPKTAERADVLSEFRQGMRYVWEHSTIRTLIIMVAFPSVFSMPYTTLMPVFADRVLKVGVTGYGTLMSAVGIGALVGALNLAFFSNSQRKGLILSIASVSLAVMLILFANSKIFPLSLVFLVGLGFMNVTYLATTNTLVQSIVPDNLRGRVVSAYLFAFQGLLPLGHIQAGALANIIGAQATLTIGGIICGSAATLMLLCQPKVRSLK